GTACGTCTTGCGCAGTCCCCGTACGGAGATCGCGAGCTGCTGGTCCATGCCTCAAGTGTGCGTCCTGCCGCCACCCGCCGCGGTCCCGGGTTCACTATATACGCGGGGTATACACCCGGTGTAGTCTCGGCCCATGACGGTGCCCCTGACCCTGCTCGGCCTGCTCGAACGCGAGCCCAGCCACGGCTACGACCTGAAACGCGACTACGACACCTTCTTCGGGCGCGGCAAGCCGTTGCCCTACGGGCAGGTCTACTCGACGCTCAGCCGGCTGGCCCGGGACGGAAAGGTGGTGGTCAGCGACGTCGAGCCCGGCTCCGGCCCCGACCGCAAGCGCTACGTCATCACCGACCGGGGCGCCACCGAGGTGGAGCACTGGCTGACCGAGCCGGTCGAACCGGAACCACACCTCCAGACCGTGCTGTTCGCCAAGGTCGTGCTCGCCCTCATGCTGGGCCGCCCGGCCGAGGAATACCTCGACACCCAGCGCGCCGCGCACCTGCGCCGGATGCGCGAGCTGACCGAGGTCAAGCGGGCCGGCGGGCTCGTCGACGTGATGCTCGCCGACCACGGCCTCTACCACCTGGAGGCCGACCTGCGATGGATCGAGACGGCCGGCGCCCGACTGGACGCGCTACGGAAGGCGGTACGGCGATGACCGTGACCATCGAGGCCCGGGACGTCACGTTCTCGTTCGGCGACACCCCGGCCCTGCGCGGCGCGAGCCTCGCCGTCGAGGCCGGTGAGATCGTCGCCGTGATGGGCCCCAGCGGCTCCGGCAAGTCGACGCTGCTGCACTGCCTGGCCGGCATCCTGGTGCCCGACTCCGGCGAGGTCCGGATCGGTGACGTGCGACTCGACGCGCTCGGCGAGGCGGAGCGGAGCGCGTTGCGCCGCGACCGCTTCGGGTTCGTCTTCCAGTTCGGCCAGCTCGTCCCGGAACTCACCGCGGCGGAGAACGTCGCGTTGCCGCTGCTGCTCGGCGGCGTCCGACGCGCCCCGGCGCTACGGTCCGCCCGCGCCTGGTTCGAGCGGCTCGGGCTGGGCGGCCTGGAGCACCGGCGCTCCGGCGAACTCTCCGGTGGGCAGGCCCAACGCGTGGCGCTGGCCCGTGGCCTGGTCGCCCGGCCGCAGGTGCTCTTCGCCGACGAGCCCACCGGCGCGCTCGACTCGCTCACCGGCGAGGAGGTGATGGACCTGCTCGTCGACACCGCCCGGGACCAGGGCACCACCGTCGTCCTGGTCACCCACGAACCGCGGGTCGCCGCGTACGCCGACCGGGAGGTCGTGGTGCGCGACGGCCGGATCAACGCGCCGGCCGGGGTCGCCTCGTGATCGCGCTCGCGCTGCGCCTGGCCGTCGCGGGCGGCCGGGAGGCGCTCGTCCGGCTGGCCGCCGTCGCCGCCGCCGTCGCGATCGGCACTGGGCTGCTGCTCACCACCGTGGCCGGCGTGCACGCCACGAACGCCCAGCTCGGCCGGTACGCCGCGATGTATCCGCAGGAGACGGCGGGCGGCGCCGCCGACCCGCTGCTCTGGTCGACCCGGACCGACTACTTCCACGGCGCGCAGATCGCCCGCGTCGACGTCGCCGCGACCGGTCCGACCGCGCCCACCCCGGTCGGCGTCCCCCGGGTGCCCGGCCCCGGCGAGTGGTACGCCTCCCCGGCGCTGCGGAAGCTGCTGGCCACCACCCCGGCGGACCAGCTCGCCGACCGCTATCCCGGCCGCGATCTCGGAACCGTCGGTCCGGCGGCGCTCACCTCGCCGGACACGCTGCTCATCCTCGTCGGCGGCACCCCGGAGCAGGTGGGCGCGCTGGACCGGGTCCGGAAGGTCACCCGGGTGGACGGCAACGAGGCGCCGTTACCGGAGACCGCGATCGACCTCATCCTCGGTGTGGTGGTCGGTGGGCTGCTCTTCCCCGTCCTCATCTTCATCGGCACCGCGACCCGGCTCGGCGCTGCCCGCCGGGAGCAGCGCTTCGCCGCGATGCGCCTGGTCGGCGCCACCCCACGACAGATCTCGGTGGTCGCGGCCGTGGAGGCCACCCTCGCGGCGGCGGCAGGCGTCGCGGTCGGCTTCGCGCTCTTCCTCGCGTTCCGCCGGCAGCTCGCCGGGATCCCGTTCACCGGCATGCCGTACTTTCCCGACGACCTCGCCCTCGGCGCGCCGGACGTGCTGCTGGTGGCGCTCGGCGTGCCGGTGGGCGCGGCGGTCGCCGCCCGGGTGGCGTTGCGCCGGGTGCGGATCTCCCCGCTCGGCGTCACCCGGCGGGTCACACCGAGGCCGCCGCGGGCGTACCGGTTGATCCCGCTCGTGCTCGGTTTCGCCGGGCTGGGCCTCGGCCTGCTCTACCGGCCCGAGACCGGCGACGGCCAGACCGCGCTCTTCCTGCCCGCCCTGCTGCTGGTGATGACCGGGCTGGTCACCGGCGGGCCCTGGCTGACCATGGTCGGCGCGCGGGCGATGGCCGCCCGGGCGCGCCGGCCGGCGGCGCTGATCGCCGCCCGCCGGCTCGCCGACAACCCGGCCGCCGGTTTCCGGGCGGTCAGCGGGGTGATGCTCGCGCTCTTCGTGACGACCGTGGCGGTCGGTGTGATGGGCACGATCGCCGCCGAGCGCGGCCCGGCCCCCCGAGGTTCGCTGGAGGCCGGTCGGCTGTCGTTCAATCTGGTGAACGACGCGCCGGTGCCCGCCGCGCTGCTGACCGACCTGGCCACGGTTCCCGGCGTGCACAATCCGGTGGTGGTCCGGCAGAACCCGGTGCGCGACCTCGGACACGAGCCCGGCGTGATCGCTTGCGCGGACATCCCACCCGCCTACGGGCGCTGTGCGCCGGGGGTGGCCGTGGCCGAGGTGGCACCGGGCCTGATCCCCTGGCGGGAGTCCGCCTCGGCGGACCGGATCTGGCCGGCGTCCACTGTCGACCCGGCCGCCCTGTCGGGGCTGCCGGCGGATTCGGTGGCGGTGGACGCGGACGGCGCGGCGGCCGTCGAGCGGGCCCGGACCGTCATCGAACGCGCGGTCCCCGCCTTCGTGGTGGCCCCGAACGTACCGGGCGACTTCGAGGCCGACTTCGCCGACACCATGCGGGGCTGGCAGCGGTTGGCCGACGTGGTCGTGGTGTCCAGCCTGGCGCTCGCCGGGTGCAGCCTGGCGGTCGCCGTGGCGGCCGGTCTCAGCGAGCGGAAGCGGCCGTTCAGCCTGCTGCGGCTCAGCGGCGCGCCGGTGCGGCTGCTGCGCCGGGTGGTGGTGCTGGAGAGCGCGGTGCCGATGCTGACCGTCGCCGCGGTCGCGGTCGGGATGGGACTGATCGCCGCGCACCTGTTCCTGCGCGCGCAGATGCACTACGAACTGCGCCTGCCCGGGGTCGGGTTCGCCGCCGTGGTGGCCGTCGGGCTGCTCGGCTGCCTCGCCGTCATCGCCGCCACGCTGCCGCTGCTGCAACGCGTCACCGGTCCGCAGACCGCCCGGAGCGAGTGATCCGCCAGGTTGGCCGACCACACCCGGAGCCCCGGTCGGCCCACCGGTGCAGCCATCCAACTGTGTGGTTTTGCACAGCCTCTTTTACTGAACGGTAACTTAGACTCCGGCCATGGACGACGTGATGCCGGGACGCCTGCCGGAGCGGGACCGCCCGTGGGTGATGCGCACGTACGCCGGGCACTCCTCCGCCGCGGCCTCCAACGCGCTCTTCCGCCGCAACCTGGCGAAGGGGCAGACCGGGCTGTCGGTCGCGTTCGACCTGCCCACCCAGACCGGATACGACCCCGACCACGAGCTGGCCGCCGGCGAGGTGGGCCGGGTCGGTGTGCCGGTGGCGCACCTCGGCGACATGCGTGCGCTCGTCGACGGCATCCCGCTGGCCGAGATGAACACCTCGATGACGATCAACGCGCCGGCCATGTGGATGCTTGCCCTCTACGGCACGGCCGCCGCCGAGCAGGGCGCCGACCTGCGCCGCTGCGCCGGCACCACGCAGAACGACATCATCAAGGAATACCTGTCCCGGGGGACCTACATCTTCCCGCCGGCCGCGTCGCTGCGGCTGACCGCCGACGTGGTCGCGTACACGCTGCGGGAGATGCCGCGGTGGAACCCGGTGAACATCTGCTCGTACCACCTCCAGGAGGCCGGCGCGACGCCGGTGCAGGAGGTCGGGTTCGCGCTCGCCACCGCCGTCGCCGTGCTGGACACCGTGCGCGACTCCGGCCAGGTGCCGGCCGAGCGGATGGGTGACGTGGTCCAGCGGATCTCCTTCTTCGTCAACGCCGGGGTGCGCTTCGTCGAGGAGATCGCCAAGATGCGCGCGTTCGGCGCGCTCTGGGACGAGATCACCCGCGACCGGTACGGCGTGACCGAGGCGAAGCAGCGCCGGTTCCGTTACGGCGTGCAGGTCAACTCGCTGGGCCTGACCGAGGCGCAGCCGGAGAACAACATCCAGCGGATCGTGCTGGAGATGCTCGGCGTCACGCTCTCCCGGGACGCCCGGGCCCGCGCCGTGCAACTGCCCGCCTGGAACGAGGCGCTCGGCCTGCCCCGCCCGTGGGACCAGCAGTGGTCGCTGCGCATGCAGCAGGTCCTGGCGTACGAGTCGGACCTGCTCGACTATCCCGACCTGTTCGACGGCTCGCACGTGATGACCGCGCTCGTCGACGACATCGTGACCGGCGCCCGGGTCGAGCTGGACAAGGTACTGGAGATGGGCGGCGTGGTGACCGCCGTGGAGTCCGGCTACCTCAAGAGCGCACTCGTCGCCTCGCTCGCCGACCGCCGCCGGCGGATGGAGTCCGGCGCGGACGTGGTGATCGGCGTCAACCGGTTCACCGAGACCGAGCCGTCCCCGCTGACCGCGGCCGGCGCCGAGGCGATCGAGCAGGTGGACCCGGCCGTCGAGGCGACCGCCGCGGCCGGCGTACGCGAGTGGCGGATCCGCCGGGACGCGGTGGCCGTGGACGCCGCGCTGGACCGGCTGCGCGCGGACGCCGCGACCACGACGAACCTGATGCCGGCGACGCTCGCCTGCGTGGCCGCGGGAGTGACCACGGGGGAGTGGGCGGGCGCGCTGCGCCGGGTCTTCGGCGAGTACCGGGCGCCGACCGGGCTGGCCGGCGCGGCCGGGGCGGGCGGCGACCCGGGCCTCGCCGCGGTCCGCGAGCGGGTCGCCGCCACCGCCCGCGAACTGGGCACCGGCCGGCTGCGCCTGCTGGTCGGCAAGCCGGGGCTGGACGGGCACTCCAACGGCGCCGAGCAGATCGCGGTACGCGCCCGCGACGCCGGCTTCGAGGTGGTCTACCAGGGCATCCGGCTGACCGCCGGGCAGATCGTGGCCGCCGCCGTGGAAGAGGACGTCGACCTGGTCGGCCTCTCCGTGCTCTCCGGCTCGCACCTGGCCGCCGTGCCGGCGGTGCTGGCCGGGCTGCGCGCCGCCGGGCGGGGTGACCTGCCGGTGGTGGTGGGCGGCATCATCCCGCCGGCCGACGCGCGGGCGCTGCTCGCCGCCGGGGTGGCGCGGGTGTTCACGCCGAAGGACTTCGCGCTCACCGGCATCATCGACGAGCTGGTCACCGTCATCCGCGACCGGATGTAAGGAGGGGGCCCCGCTTAACGCATTCGGTAGAGGCGGGGCCCCCGCTTAACACCGGATCCGCCCCGGCAGCGCGTGCAAAAGCCTAAAGTGGGGGCAAGAAACCACGAAAGGGCGGAAAGATGACCGCGTCGATGGAGATGCCCCGGGTCCAGGAGTGCGCCGTCCGGTCCTGCGCCTACAACCACACGAACGACTGCCACGCCTTCGCCATCACGATCGGCAGCAGCGACCACGCGCACTGCCACACCTACGTGGACATGCCGGTGCGCGGCGGCATCGAGCAGCTGACCGCCCAGGTGGGCGCCTGCTCACGTGCCGACTGCCAGCACAACTCCGACCTGGAGTGCCACGCCCCCGCCATCACCGTCGGCCCGGACATGGACATGGCCGACTGCATGACCTACCGCAGTCGCTGAAGCCGGGGCAGGCTCAGACGCGGAACCCGGCGGCGCGGGCCGCGGCGCGTTCCCGACGCCGGTCGGAGCGGCGGCGGAACAACCACGCCACGAAGGCCACCAGGCCGACCGCGAACACCAGCACCAGCACCGGCAGCAGGATCGCCGCCACCGACATGACCACGCTCGTGGCGTCCTCGGCGGTGCTGGCCACAGGTGCGCCGAAGCCGGCCGTGGCCGCGTTGACGACCGGCCGGGCGGCGGCCTTGAGCAGGTGCACGCCGAGCGCGATGAGCACGCCGACGACCACCGGCACCCACTGGTGGGTGGAGAAGAACGTGTCCGGGTCGCTGACCGTGACCGTCTCCGCGCCGGAGCCGGCGCCGAAGGCCAGGCCGCCCGCGGTCGGCCGGACCACCGTCTGCACCACGTCGTTCACATGGTCCACCACCGGCACCTTGTCGGCGACCACCTCGACCGCGAGCAGGACGGCGAGGATCAGCAGCACCCAGCCGTTGCCGAGCCACTGCCAGCCGCTCGGCAGCTCGATCAGGTCGGTGTAGCGGGCCAGCAGGCCCATCAGCATCAGCGGGATGTAGGCGTTGAGGCCC
The genomic region above belongs to Micromonospora sp. WMMD1128 and contains:
- a CDS encoding PadR family transcriptional regulator; the protein is MTVPLTLLGLLEREPSHGYDLKRDYDTFFGRGKPLPYGQVYSTLSRLARDGKVVVSDVEPGSGPDRKRYVITDRGATEVEHWLTEPVEPEPHLQTVLFAKVVLALMLGRPAEEYLDTQRAAHLRRMRELTEVKRAGGLVDVMLADHGLYHLEADLRWIETAGARLDALRKAVRR
- a CDS encoding DUF4126 domain-containing protein produces the protein MLEVLTGSGLAASAGLNAYIPLMLMGLLARYTDLIELPSGWQWLGNGWVLLILAVLLAVEVVADKVPVVDHVNDVVQTVVRPTAGGLAFGAGSGAETVTVSDPDTFFSTHQWVPVVVGVLIALGVHLLKAAARPVVNAATAGFGAPVASTAEDATSVVMSVAAILLPVLVLVFAVGLVAFVAWLFRRRSDRRRERAAARAAGFRV
- a CDS encoding FtsX-like permease family protein, which translates into the protein MIALALRLAVAGGREALVRLAAVAAAVAIGTGLLLTTVAGVHATNAQLGRYAAMYPQETAGGAADPLLWSTRTDYFHGAQIARVDVAATGPTAPTPVGVPRVPGPGEWYASPALRKLLATTPADQLADRYPGRDLGTVGPAALTSPDTLLILVGGTPEQVGALDRVRKVTRVDGNEAPLPETAIDLILGVVVGGLLFPVLIFIGTATRLGAARREQRFAAMRLVGATPRQISVVAAVEATLAAAAGVAVGFALFLAFRRQLAGIPFTGMPYFPDDLALGAPDVLLVALGVPVGAAVAARVALRRVRISPLGVTRRVTPRPPRAYRLIPLVLGFAGLGLGLLYRPETGDGQTALFLPALLLVMTGLVTGGPWLTMVGARAMAARARRPAALIAARRLADNPAAGFRAVSGVMLALFVTTVAVGVMGTIAAERGPAPRGSLEAGRLSFNLVNDAPVPAALLTDLATVPGVHNPVVVRQNPVRDLGHEPGVIACADIPPAYGRCAPGVAVAEVAPGLIPWRESASADRIWPASTVDPAALSGLPADSVAVDADGAAAVERARTVIERAVPAFVVAPNVPGDFEADFADTMRGWQRLADVVVVSSLALAGCSLAVAVAAGLSERKRPFSLLRLSGAPVRLLRRVVVLESAVPMLTVAAVAVGMGLIAAHLFLRAQMHYELRLPGVGFAAVVAVGLLGCLAVIAATLPLLQRVTGPQTARSE
- a CDS encoding ABC transporter ATP-binding protein, translating into MTVTIEARDVTFSFGDTPALRGASLAVEAGEIVAVMGPSGSGKSTLLHCLAGILVPDSGEVRIGDVRLDALGEAERSALRRDRFGFVFQFGQLVPELTAAENVALPLLLGGVRRAPALRSARAWFERLGLGGLEHRRSGELSGGQAQRVALARGLVARPQVLFADEPTGALDSLTGEEVMDLLVDTARDQGTTVVLVTHEPRVAAYADREVVVRDGRINAPAGVAS
- a CDS encoding DUF1540 domain-containing protein, coding for MTASMEMPRVQECAVRSCAYNHTNDCHAFAITIGSSDHAHCHTYVDMPVRGGIEQLTAQVGACSRADCQHNSDLECHAPAITVGPDMDMADCMTYRSR
- a CDS encoding protein meaA, encoding MDDVMPGRLPERDRPWVMRTYAGHSSAAASNALFRRNLAKGQTGLSVAFDLPTQTGYDPDHELAAGEVGRVGVPVAHLGDMRALVDGIPLAEMNTSMTINAPAMWMLALYGTAAAEQGADLRRCAGTTQNDIIKEYLSRGTYIFPPAASLRLTADVVAYTLREMPRWNPVNICSYHLQEAGATPVQEVGFALATAVAVLDTVRDSGQVPAERMGDVVQRISFFVNAGVRFVEEIAKMRAFGALWDEITRDRYGVTEAKQRRFRYGVQVNSLGLTEAQPENNIQRIVLEMLGVTLSRDARARAVQLPAWNEALGLPRPWDQQWSLRMQQVLAYESDLLDYPDLFDGSHVMTALVDDIVTGARVELDKVLEMGGVVTAVESGYLKSALVASLADRRRRMESGADVVIGVNRFTETEPSPLTAAGAEAIEQVDPAVEATAAAGVREWRIRRDAVAVDAALDRLRADAATTTNLMPATLACVAAGVTTGEWAGALRRVFGEYRAPTGLAGAAGAGGDPGLAAVRERVAATARELGTGRLRLLVGKPGLDGHSNGAEQIAVRARDAGFEVVYQGIRLTAGQIVAAAVEEDVDLVGLSVLSGSHLAAVPAVLAGLRAAGRGDLPVVVGGIIPPADARALLAAGVARVFTPKDFALTGIIDELVTVIRDRM